One segment of Patescibacteria group bacterium DNA contains the following:
- a CDS encoding DUF5060 domain-containing protein — protein MTLFLQKTKKAVSRIGTAILKNLGSAVFLSIIFILIFLGYNSVKKINVAQALTGDSLVSSQSQNSNSIGQYEKFELTFILEGNYSDPSNTATYKNPFDADQIKVDVIFTQPDGTQKIIPAFYYMEYDITSTNPERYGNGRDPSWKARFTPTQIGTHNYVIRVIDNSGTQTISGSNTFQCIPSSKKGFVRIDSRDPYLLRRTTGEQFVPIGYNQNCAGADTGIAWWTTHFQKMVDNGVTWERVWMTSYNTGENIEWTPNNIYNPPPYYHGVGQYGMEIAWRLDHVLELAEQNNIAIQLTLQYFQQFLSYDEWRNNPYNIANAAYGGWLTDPQQFFTNTEARRLTKNKYRYIVARWGYSTAIHSWELFNEVGYSSGASSNAAAIVAWHTEMAQFLKDIDSFDHLITTSLEAGYNESFEDPFWLLPSIDLVQVHSYSTDIFSYTQTVTEKLRKYGKPIFTAEFGLSADNNSPERTYNSFSEPYRSQLLEGLHMHNAIWQALHLKSGAHIWEAPYVNNLQLYKLYKPLFLYINSESLGDKALVSTVANLTTQKQSNEPLVQANIPGLSLFYDVPQQTTFTVDQYGQIEGLSKMTGHLHGSWHENLRSDPILLTNFDAPAVLQVNIPQVAANANNGMSITLDGVIVKTVAPPSGATNLQYEVNIPAGSHTVQVKNTGFDWIRITNYAFSSPTSAVFNSHILRSIGLVGNNTAYLWVYDIGSQYGLTNNGVINSATFSLPGFSNGIYNIQYYNTWGTGGIISETQAQVTNGILTGTIPSFSKDIAIKVKLGSVGSCIENWSCGAWSSCSNSSQTRTCVDSNICGTTRNKPIVYQSCSLPSSGCTENWSCGTWSACTSYSQSRVCTDTNSCGTITSRPAMSQTCSITCSPKWNCTAWSGCSNGKQIRTCTDSHGCKLESTRPAESQTCGSSNSSGPAANSTIINYANKAGYFTGRMVKTADNPAIYHVTENGDRHLYVNEATYWTWHTGTWKEQQLEIVTQASFDALPEGEHVNVNPGSRLIKFDNSLRTYIIFGDNSLKYINEEAVIKWFGSGWESKIVIIQSGFENDYIKNDTAFIDTDDDGLSDSDETDIYNTQPTNADSDGDGYKDGREVLLGYDPNSKD, from the coding sequence ATGACTTTATTTTTACAAAAAACAAAAAAAGCAGTCAGTCGAATCGGGACAGCTATCCTTAAAAACTTAGGATCAGCTGTTTTTTTATCAATTATTTTTATTTTGATTTTTCTTGGTTATAACTCAGTAAAAAAGATTAATGTAGCCCAAGCGCTGACAGGCGATAGTTTGGTCAGTTCACAATCCCAAAACTCAAACAGTATCGGTCAATATGAAAAATTTGAACTGACGTTCATTTTGGAAGGAAATTATTCTGATCCTTCGAACACCGCGACTTATAAAAATCCCTTTGATGCGGACCAAATAAAAGTTGATGTAATTTTTACACAGCCTGACGGTACACAAAAAATCATTCCTGCTTTCTACTATATGGAATATGATATTACTTCTACTAATCCCGAACGTTATGGCAACGGCCGAGACCCTTCTTGGAAAGCGCGTTTTACTCCTACGCAAATTGGTACGCATAATTACGTAATTAGAGTAATTGATAATAGTGGCACTCAGACTATTTCGGGGTCGAATACATTTCAATGTATTCCTTCATCTAAAAAAGGCTTTGTTCGCATTGATTCTCGCGATCCATATTTATTGCGTCGGACGACTGGCGAGCAGTTTGTTCCTATTGGTTATAATCAAAATTGCGCTGGAGCCGATACTGGAATAGCTTGGTGGACTACGCATTTTCAGAAGATGGTCGATAATGGCGTTACTTGGGAACGAGTTTGGATGACTAGTTATAATACTGGAGAGAACATAGAATGGACACCGAATAATATATATAATCCGCCACCTTATTATCATGGTGTGGGTCAATATGGCATGGAAATTGCTTGGAGGTTGGATCATGTATTAGAGCTTGCTGAACAGAATAATATTGCCATCCAGCTTACTCTGCAGTATTTTCAGCAGTTTTTAAGTTATGATGAGTGGCGTAATAATCCTTATAACATCGCCAATGCGGCTTACGGCGGTTGGCTGACCGATCCGCAACAGTTTTTTACTAATACGGAAGCGCGACGTTTGACCAAAAATAAATATCGTTATATTGTGGCTCGTTGGGGTTATTCTACCGCTATTCATAGTTGGGAATTATTCAATGAAGTCGGATATTCAAGTGGAGCAAGCAGTAATGCCGCGGCGATTGTTGCGTGGCATACGGAAATGGCGCAATTCTTAAAAGATATCGATTCTTTTGATCATCTTATTACAACTAGTCTTGAAGCTGGTTATAATGAGTCCTTTGAGGATCCTTTTTGGCTACTCCCGAGCATAGACTTAGTGCAGGTCCACTCTTATTCAACGGATATTTTTTCTTATACGCAAACAGTAACGGAAAAGCTTCGTAAGTATGGGAAACCGATTTTTACGGCGGAGTTTGGCTTAAGTGCTGATAATAATTCTCCTGAACGCACTTATAATTCTTTTTCTGAACCGTACCGTTCGCAGCTTCTAGAAGGTTTGCATATGCATAACGCTATCTGGCAGGCGCTCCATCTAAAATCAGGCGCACATATTTGGGAGGCTCCCTATGTTAATAATCTACAACTTTATAAACTTTATAAACCTTTATTTTTATATATTAACAGTGAGAGTTTAGGAGACAAGGCATTAGTAAGTACTGTGGCTAATTTAACTACGCAGAAGCAGTCTAATGAACCATTAGTTCAGGCAAATATTCCTGGGTTATCATTGTTTTACGATGTTCCACAACAAACAACATTTACCGTAGATCAGTATGGGCAAATAGAGGGGCTTTCAAAGATGACCGGTCATTTGCACGGAAGTTGGCATGAAAATTTGCGTTCTGATCCGATTTTACTGACAAATTTTGATGCGCCGGCGGTTTTGCAGGTTAATATTCCGCAAGTTGCGGCTAATGCTAATAATGGCATGAGTATTACTTTAGACGGAGTGATTGTGAAAACAGTGGCTCCACCGAGTGGCGCTACTAATTTGCAATATGAAGTGAATATTCCCGCCGGGTCGCATACTGTTCAGGTAAAAAACACTGGATTTGATTGGATTCGTATAACCAACTATGCTTTTAGCAGTCCGACTTCAGCCGTTTTTAATTCGCATATATTGCGTAGTATCGGTTTGGTGGGAAACAATACTGCTTATTTATGGGTTTACGATATCGGTAGCCAATATGGGTTGACAAATAATGGAGTGATTAATAGTGCGACATTTTCGCTACCCGGTTTCAGTAATGGCATTTATAATATTCAGTATTATAATACCTGGGGTACAGGAGGAATAATTAGTGAGACACAAGCTCAAGTAACGAACGGTATTTTGACGGGAACAATACCCAGCTTTTCAAAAGATATCGCTATCAAAGTAAAATTAGGATCAGTAGGGTCTTGTATTGAAAATTGGTCCTGCGGTGCTTGGTCATCCTGCTCTAATAGTAGTCAAACTAGAACTTGTGTTGATTCCAATATTTGCGGTACCACTAGGAATAAACCAATAGTTTATCAGTCCTGCTCTTTACCGTCTTCCGGTTGTACAGAAAATTGGTCTTGTGGCACTTGGTCGGCTTGCACCAGCTATAGTCAGAGTAGAGTCTGTACTGATACTAATAGCTGTGGCACTATTACCAGTAGGCCGGCGATGTCTCAAACCTGCAGTATAACTTGCTCGCCAAAGTGGAATTGCACGGCCTGGTCGGGATGTTCTAATGGTAAACAAATTCGGACTTGTACTGATAGTCACGGTTGTAAATTAGAAAGCACTAGACCGGCGGAAAGCCAGACTTGCGGCAGTTCTAATTCTTCTGGCCCAGCTGCCAACTCAACAATAATTAATTATGCGAATAAGGCCGGCTATTTCACTGGCCGAATGGTAAAGACAGCTGATAATCCAGCTATTTATCATGTAACTGAGAATGGTGATAGGCATCTATATGTTAATGAAGCGACTTATTGGACTTGGCATACCGGTACCTGGAAAGAACAGCAGTTGGAAATAGTCACTCAGGCGTCTTTTGATGCTTTGCCGGAAGGCGAGCATGTCAATGTCAATCCTGGATCTAGGCTGATTAAATTTGATAACAGTCTCAGAACTTATATTATTTTTGGCGATAATAGTCTAAAGTATATAAACGAAGAGGCTGTAATAAAGTGGTTTGGATCAGGATGGGAAAGCAAGATAGTTATCATTCAGTCCGGTTTTGAAAATGATTATATTAAAAATGACACCGCCTTCATTGACACTGATGATGATGGCTTATCTGATAGTGATGAGACCGACATTTATAATACTCAGCCGACTAACGCTGATAGCGACGGCGATGGCTATAAAGACGGGCGAGAAGTTTTACTCGGTTATGATCCTAATTCAAAGGATTAA
- a CDS encoding sugar nucleotide-binding protein — translation MKKINIKILIIGSGYIGSRCAQEWRNEAILSDKIINSIEDVTDILEEFCPDVVLNAAGIVGKPNVDWCETNQLETIKGNTLLPLMIASACAKKDVYLLHIGSGCIFYGQSPEPKGWKETDFANPEVVYTKSKYAADLALMNLPNVGIARIRMPIDNLPYRGNLIDKLTAYKQVVDVENSVTIIGDMIKVFYQLLTKRAGGIFHVTNPGSIRHKEILDLYRELIDPQHENSWINEADLVDLGLAVKKRSSNILQSKNLADLGITMRPIKEALRQTLIDYAKNKRSDS, via the coding sequence ATCAAAAAAATAAATATTAAAATCCTGATTATCGGCAGTGGCTATATTGGCAGCCGTTGTGCCCAAGAATGGAGAAACGAGGCTATCCTATCAGATAAAATCATCAATTCAATTGAAGATGTTACTGATATTTTAGAAGAGTTTTGCCCGGATGTAGTTTTAAACGCGGCGGGAATTGTCGGTAAGCCGAATGTTGACTGGTGCGAGACTAATCAATTGGAAACAATCAAAGGCAATACCCTATTGCCTCTTATGATTGCATCGGCCTGCGCAAAAAAAGATGTTTATTTACTGCACATTGGCAGCGGCTGTATTTTTTATGGCCAATCTCCCGAACCAAAGGGTTGGAAAGAAACTGATTTCGCTAATCCGGAAGTAGTTTATACAAAATCAAAATATGCAGCCGACCTGGCCTTAATGAATCTGCCTAACGTCGGCATTGCCAGAATCAGGATGCCCATCGATAATTTACCTTATCGTGGCAACTTAATTGATAAGTTAACTGCTTATAAACAAGTCGTTGACGTGGAAAATAGCGTAACGATAATTGGAGACATGATAAAAGTTTTTTATCAGTTATTAACAAAAAGGGCTGGAGGAATTTTTCATGTCACTAACCCCGGAAGTATCAGGCACAAGGAGATTCTTGATTTATATCGAGAGTTGATTGATCCACAACATGAAAATAGCTGGATTAATGAAGCTGACCTGGTCGACCTGGGACTTGCGGTAAAGAAACGTTCTAGTAATATTCTGCAGTCAAAAAACTTGGCTGATTTAGGTATCACCATGAGACCAATTAAAGAAGCTTTGAGACAAACCCTGATTGACTATGCTAAAAATAAACGCTCGGATTCTTGA